From Apium graveolens cultivar Ventura chromosome 9, ASM990537v1, whole genome shotgun sequence, the proteins below share one genomic window:
- the LOC141684939 gene encoding uncharacterized protein LOC141684939 encodes MGRRGKVVFARIADEKKRKESLRKRKAGLLKKMSELTILCGMEAAVVVCNREDNEPTVWPSKEEAKATINKFLDRSEVERKSRSHNTKSLFAQKCKRLKNKAEGLKERNDRRILQAQITSIYDGKIRIEDLDAEQRKKLSDFADKRKEELQKHVKRLKRKEQQGANQAQAGSSFLQMPREAASGRNGDGLAVRRESAPARFQLTNDRGMTQLAPSHSLRPQTPHQFGMTRYKVVAPVIGDRNFPSPAEGHRLEMNLGAMKQTATIPLALQTPNPHVMVPNYLTGDRLNRSGVYGQTNIGGVMQHNLSSSSFMLPTAPFANPIQVPNPDQAPPMVSEWPSVYQPATGININNLTGGEIVSSPAATPQGQLMNDQGNGLNMTETFYGGVMQHNLPSPSFMRPAAPVAYPIQAQYPDQAPPLVPQWPSVHQPASGLNINDLADGLINGSGLNSTNDGFNNASTRTLTGDGHFNEIIQLASPPSLPLELPRRLGLPTVPPVQHDASGRDMPSNENSGNTTGSRESGTAFLDESRFDAEYWNAIEFPEHAISCLNLSNISNGTNNEM; translated from the exons ATGGGTCGCAGAGGAAAGGTTGTTTTTGCAAGAATTGCTGATgagaaaaagagaaaagaaagcTTGAGAAAAAGAAAGGCAGGGCTATTGAAGAAGATGAGCGAGCTTACCATTTTATGCGGTATGGAGGCTGCAGTTGTGGTGTGTAACCGTGAGGATAATGAGCCAACCGTCTGGCCGTCAAAAGAAGAAGCAAAAGCTACAATAAACAAATTTCTCGATAGATCAGAAGTGGAAAGAAAATCACGTTCACACAATACCAAGAGCCTCTTTGCCCAGAAATGTAAGAGATTGAAGAACAAAGCTGAAGGCCTTAAAGAGAGGAATGACAGAAGAATTTTACAAGCTCAGATAACATCAATCTATGATGGGAAAATAAGGATTGAGGATCTTGATGCAGAACAGCGGAAAAAGTTGAGTGATTTTGCTGACAAAAGGAAAGAGGAACTTCAGAAGCACGTTAAGAGGCTTAAACGGAAGGAGCAACAAGGCGCTAATCAGGCCCAGGCTGGTTCTTCATTCCTTCAGATGCCACGAGAAGCAGCAAGTGGGCGAAATGGAGATGGTCTGGCTGTTAGAAGAGAGTCTGCACCGGCCCGTTTCCAACTGACGAATGACAGAGGTATGACACAATTAGCCCCTTCTCATTCTTTACGTCCGCAAACACCTCATCAGTTTGGTATGACCCGTTATAAAGTAGTAGCACCCGTTATTGGTGATAGAAATTTTCCATCACCTGCAGAAGGGCATCGACTAGAGATGAATCTTGGAGCTATGAAACAAACAGCTACTATTCCCCTGGCGCTGCAAACACCTAATCCACATGTCATGGTGCCTAATTATTTAACAGGAGACAGACTTAACAGGAGTGGAGTGTATGGACAGACAAATATTGGTGGTGTGATGCAACACAATCTGTCTTCTTCTTCATTTATGCTACCAACTGCTCCGTTTGCTAACCCAATTCAAGTTCCAAATCCAGATCAGGCACCTCCTATGGTCTCAGAGTGGCCATCAGTATACCAACCCGCAACTGGCATAAACATAAATAATCTTACTGGTGGCGAAATTGTTTCATCACCTGCAGCGACGCCCCAAGGCCAATTGATGAATGATCAAG GAAACGGACTCAACATGACTGAGACATTTTATGGTGGTGTGATGCAACACAATCTACCATCTCCTTCATTTATGCGACCAGCTGCTCCAGTTGCTTACCCAATTCAAGCTCAGTATCCAGATCAGGCACCTCCCCTCGTCCCGCAATGGCCATCAGTACACCAACCTGCAAGTGGCCTTAACATAAATGATCTTGCTGATGGCTTGATTAATGGAAGCGGTCTGAATTCCACCAATGATGGGTTCAATAATGCAAGTACAAGAACATTGACGGGAGATGGCCATTTTAATGAAATAATTCAGCTTGCATCTCCTCCAAGTTTGCCTTTGGAACTCCCTCGCCGGTTAGGTCTGCCGACAGTTCCTCCGGTACAGCATGATGCAAGTGGTAGAGATATGCCTAGTAATGAGAATAGTGGGAATACAACTGGATCTAGAGAATCTGGAACTGCATTTCTGGACGAAAGTAGATTTGATGCTGAATATTGGAATGCTATTGAGTTTCCAGAACATGCAATCTCATGCCTTAATCTGAGCAATATTAGTAATGGTACCAATAATGAAATGTAA